One Anoplopoma fimbria isolate UVic2021 breed Golden Eagle Sablefish chromosome 21, Afim_UVic_2022, whole genome shotgun sequence DNA segment encodes these proteins:
- the map3k22 gene encoding mitogen-activated protein kinase kinase kinase 22 isoform X1 codes for MMTVNMDDGLQNGPGQHRNSQDDEEALNSIMKDLAALGRCYTQHNSHKPKNRTLLYKQDLRVKLEHEREKRIIPFQRPLKIKELLQKVTEAFGQQMDMFFMEKELLLPMKTQEDLDQAVLTLGCSSVTNGLLRILLKTPKNNHYLQVNSRDKQSEMRSSRSLGDLKGSLLKGSERVRKHSTGSLHTGRTSPPPGSVPEEQQQIARQGSYTSIHSEGEFIPETHHQNMLDPFGSADNSLSSSCQSIDQALDSPPFSQNNRDNNYLNLNYEYKGRHGKGGTFPRQFQLPNRSKDYGDRRRTLPRSFMPQENLFQLVPSSRTRSYNGDSTLQYSDLRSLGRTADKSCQRGTAKSPRAPVNWRQGKLLGRGAFGEVYLCYDADTGRELAAKQVPFDTDCQETSKEVNALECEIQLLKNLRHERIVQYYGCLRDLEQKKLTIFVEFMPGGSIKDQLKAYGALTEKVTRRYTRQILQGVSYLHSNMIVHRDIKGANILRDSSGNVKLGDFGASKRIQTICMSGTGIKSVTGTPYWMSPEVINGEGYGRKADVWSVACTVVEMLTQKPPWAEYEAMAAIFKIATQPTKPILPESVSDAGRDFLRQVFVEEKWRPTADVLLSHPFVQGCF; via the exons ATGACGAGGAGGCGCTTAACTCCATTATGAAGGACCTGGCAGCCCTGGGTCGCTGCTACACCCAGCACAACAGCCACAAGCCCAAGAACAGAACCTTACTCTACAAACAG GATTTAAGAGTCAAGCTGGAGCATGAGAGAGAAAAACG GATCATCCCGTTTCAGAGGCCGCTGAAGATCaaggagctgctgcagaaagTGACCGAGGCCTTTGGCCAGCAGATGGACATGTTCTTCATGGAAAAAGAG TTGCTGCTGCCCATGAAGACCCAGGAAGACCTGGATCAGGCGGTGCTGACGTTGGGCTGCAGCTCGGTGACCAACGGGCTGCTCAGGATACTGCTAAAGACCCCTAAGAACAACCAT taCCTACAGGTGAACAGCAGGGACAAACAGAGCGAGATGAGGTCATCAAGGTCACTCGGAGATCTGAAGGGCTCCCTGCTCAAGGGCTCGGAGAGGGTGCGCAAACACTCGACAG GTTCCCTGCACACGGGTCGGACGTCCCCGCCGCCTGGCAGCGTTCccgaggagcagcagcagattgCCCGCCAGGGCTCCTACACCAGCATCCACAGTGAAGGGGAGTTCATCCCCGAGACCCACCACCAGAAT ATGCTGGATCCCTTCGGGAGCGCAGACAACTCACTGTcgagcagctgtcaatcaataGATCAGGCGCTGGATAG TCCTCCTTTCTCGCAGAACAACCGTGACAATAATTACCTGAACCTCAACTATGAATACAAAg GTCGCCATGGAAAAGGAGGGACTTTCCCTCGCCAGTTCCAGTTGCCCAATCGCAGCAAGGATTATGGAGACC gtcGTAGGACACTTCCTCGCAGCTTTATGCCGCAGGAGAACCTGTTTCAGCTGGTTCCTTCCAGTCGCACACGCAGTTACAATGGAGACAGTACGCTGCAGTACAGCGACCTGCGCTCACTGGGCCGCACCGCTGACAAAAGCTGCCAGCGAGGTACAGCCAAGT CTCCGCGGGCGCCAGTCAACTGGAGACAAGGAAAGCTCCTTGGCCGCGGGGCGTTCGGGGAAGTCTACCTCTGCTATGACGCCGACACAGGCCGCGAGCTGGCCGCCAAGCAGGTGCCCTTCGATACCGACTGTCAAGAAACCAGCAAG gAGGTGAATGCTCTGGAGTGTGAGATTCAGCTCCTGAAGAATCTGCGTCATGAGCGGATCGTACAGTACTACGGTTGTCTTCGGGACCTTGAACAGAAGAAACTCACCATTTTTGTGGAGTTTATGCCTGGG GGCTCAATAAAGGACCAGCTAAAAGCCTACGGGGCCCTGACAGAGAAGGTGACGAGGAGATACACCAGGCAGATCCTCCAAGGAGTCTCCTACCTGCACAGCAATATGATTGTACACAGAGACATCAAAG GTGCTAACATCCTGAGAGACTCCTCGGGGAACGTGAAGCTGGGAGACTTTGGAGCCAGCAAACGTATCCAGACCATCTGCATGTCTGGTACAGGAATCAAGTCCGTCACTGGCACCCCCTACTGGATGAGCCCGGAGGTCATCAACGGGGAGGGCTATGGCCGCAAAGCTGATGTATG gaGTGTCGCCTGCACTGTTGTGGAAATGTTGACCCAGAAACCTCCGTGGGCCGAGTACGAGGCCATGGCGGCCATTTTCAAGATCGCCACCCAGCCTACGAAGCCCATACTTCCAGAGAGCGTGTCCGACGCGGGCAGAGACTTCCTGCGGCAGGTGTTTGTGGAGGAGAAGTGGCGGCCCACTGCGGACGTGCTGCTCAGCCACCCGTTCGTCCAGGGCTGCTTCTGA
- the map3k22 gene encoding mitogen-activated protein kinase kinase kinase 22 isoform X3, with amino-acid sequence MFTGEAKVTMENDEEALNSIMKDLAALGRCYTQHNSHKPKNRTLLYKQDLRVKLEHEREKRIIPFQRPLKIKELLQKVTEAFGQQMDMFFMEKELLLPMKTQEDLDQAVLTLGCSSVTNGLLRILLKTPKNNHYLQVNSRDKQSEMRSSRSLGDLKGSLLKGSERVRKHSTGSLHTGRTSPPPGSVPEEQQQIARQGSYTSIHSEGEFIPETHHQNMLDPFGSADNSLSSSCQSIDQALDSPPFSQNNRDNNYLNLNYEYKGRHGKGGTFPRQFQLPNRSKDYGDRRRTLPRSFMPQENLFQLVPSSRTRSYNGDSTLQYSDLRSLGRTADKSCQRGTAKSPRAPVNWRQGKLLGRGAFGEVYLCYDADTGRELAAKQVPFDTDCQETSKEVNALECEIQLLKNLRHERIVQYYGCLRDLEQKKLTIFVEFMPGGSIKDQLKAYGALTEKVTRRYTRQILQGVSYLHSNMIVHRDIKGANILRDSSGNVKLGDFGASKRIQTICMSGTGIKSVTGTPYWMSPEVINGEGYGRKADVWSVACTVVEMLTQKPPWAEYEAMAAIFKIATQPTKPILPESVSDAGRDFLRQVFVEEKWRPTADVLLSHPFVQGCF; translated from the exons ATGTTCACAGGGGAAGCTAAGGTCACCATGGAAA ATGACGAGGAGGCGCTTAACTCCATTATGAAGGACCTGGCAGCCCTGGGTCGCTGCTACACCCAGCACAACAGCCACAAGCCCAAGAACAGAACCTTACTCTACAAACAG GATTTAAGAGTCAAGCTGGAGCATGAGAGAGAAAAACG GATCATCCCGTTTCAGAGGCCGCTGAAGATCaaggagctgctgcagaaagTGACCGAGGCCTTTGGCCAGCAGATGGACATGTTCTTCATGGAAAAAGAG TTGCTGCTGCCCATGAAGACCCAGGAAGACCTGGATCAGGCGGTGCTGACGTTGGGCTGCAGCTCGGTGACCAACGGGCTGCTCAGGATACTGCTAAAGACCCCTAAGAACAACCAT taCCTACAGGTGAACAGCAGGGACAAACAGAGCGAGATGAGGTCATCAAGGTCACTCGGAGATCTGAAGGGCTCCCTGCTCAAGGGCTCGGAGAGGGTGCGCAAACACTCGACAG GTTCCCTGCACACGGGTCGGACGTCCCCGCCGCCTGGCAGCGTTCccgaggagcagcagcagattgCCCGCCAGGGCTCCTACACCAGCATCCACAGTGAAGGGGAGTTCATCCCCGAGACCCACCACCAGAAT ATGCTGGATCCCTTCGGGAGCGCAGACAACTCACTGTcgagcagctgtcaatcaataGATCAGGCGCTGGATAG TCCTCCTTTCTCGCAGAACAACCGTGACAATAATTACCTGAACCTCAACTATGAATACAAAg GTCGCCATGGAAAAGGAGGGACTTTCCCTCGCCAGTTCCAGTTGCCCAATCGCAGCAAGGATTATGGAGACC gtcGTAGGACACTTCCTCGCAGCTTTATGCCGCAGGAGAACCTGTTTCAGCTGGTTCCTTCCAGTCGCACACGCAGTTACAATGGAGACAGTACGCTGCAGTACAGCGACCTGCGCTCACTGGGCCGCACCGCTGACAAAAGCTGCCAGCGAGGTACAGCCAAGT CTCCGCGGGCGCCAGTCAACTGGAGACAAGGAAAGCTCCTTGGCCGCGGGGCGTTCGGGGAAGTCTACCTCTGCTATGACGCCGACACAGGCCGCGAGCTGGCCGCCAAGCAGGTGCCCTTCGATACCGACTGTCAAGAAACCAGCAAG gAGGTGAATGCTCTGGAGTGTGAGATTCAGCTCCTGAAGAATCTGCGTCATGAGCGGATCGTACAGTACTACGGTTGTCTTCGGGACCTTGAACAGAAGAAACTCACCATTTTTGTGGAGTTTATGCCTGGG GGCTCAATAAAGGACCAGCTAAAAGCCTACGGGGCCCTGACAGAGAAGGTGACGAGGAGATACACCAGGCAGATCCTCCAAGGAGTCTCCTACCTGCACAGCAATATGATTGTACACAGAGACATCAAAG GTGCTAACATCCTGAGAGACTCCTCGGGGAACGTGAAGCTGGGAGACTTTGGAGCCAGCAAACGTATCCAGACCATCTGCATGTCTGGTACAGGAATCAAGTCCGTCACTGGCACCCCCTACTGGATGAGCCCGGAGGTCATCAACGGGGAGGGCTATGGCCGCAAAGCTGATGTATG gaGTGTCGCCTGCACTGTTGTGGAAATGTTGACCCAGAAACCTCCGTGGGCCGAGTACGAGGCCATGGCGGCCATTTTCAAGATCGCCACCCAGCCTACGAAGCCCATACTTCCAGAGAGCGTGTCCGACGCGGGCAGAGACTTCCTGCGGCAGGTGTTTGTGGAGGAGAAGTGGCGGCCCACTGCGGACGTGCTGCTCAGCCACCCGTTCGTCCAGGGCTGCTTCTGA
- the map3k22 gene encoding mitogen-activated protein kinase kinase kinase 22 isoform X2 — protein MENRLDAEHRSLTLADDEEALNSIMKDLAALGRCYTQHNSHKPKNRTLLYKQDLRVKLEHEREKRIIPFQRPLKIKELLQKVTEAFGQQMDMFFMEKELLLPMKTQEDLDQAVLTLGCSSVTNGLLRILLKTPKNNHYLQVNSRDKQSEMRSSRSLGDLKGSLLKGSERVRKHSTGSLHTGRTSPPPGSVPEEQQQIARQGSYTSIHSEGEFIPETHHQNMLDPFGSADNSLSSSCQSIDQALDSPPFSQNNRDNNYLNLNYEYKGRHGKGGTFPRQFQLPNRSKDYGDRRRTLPRSFMPQENLFQLVPSSRTRSYNGDSTLQYSDLRSLGRTADKSCQRGTAKSPRAPVNWRQGKLLGRGAFGEVYLCYDADTGRELAAKQVPFDTDCQETSKEVNALECEIQLLKNLRHERIVQYYGCLRDLEQKKLTIFVEFMPGGSIKDQLKAYGALTEKVTRRYTRQILQGVSYLHSNMIVHRDIKGANILRDSSGNVKLGDFGASKRIQTICMSGTGIKSVTGTPYWMSPEVINGEGYGRKADVWSVACTVVEMLTQKPPWAEYEAMAAIFKIATQPTKPILPESVSDAGRDFLRQVFVEEKWRPTADVLLSHPFVQGCF, from the exons ATGGAGAACCGGCTAGATGCTGAGCATCGGTCTCTCACACTTGCAG ATGACGAGGAGGCGCTTAACTCCATTATGAAGGACCTGGCAGCCCTGGGTCGCTGCTACACCCAGCACAACAGCCACAAGCCCAAGAACAGAACCTTACTCTACAAACAG GATTTAAGAGTCAAGCTGGAGCATGAGAGAGAAAAACG GATCATCCCGTTTCAGAGGCCGCTGAAGATCaaggagctgctgcagaaagTGACCGAGGCCTTTGGCCAGCAGATGGACATGTTCTTCATGGAAAAAGAG TTGCTGCTGCCCATGAAGACCCAGGAAGACCTGGATCAGGCGGTGCTGACGTTGGGCTGCAGCTCGGTGACCAACGGGCTGCTCAGGATACTGCTAAAGACCCCTAAGAACAACCAT taCCTACAGGTGAACAGCAGGGACAAACAGAGCGAGATGAGGTCATCAAGGTCACTCGGAGATCTGAAGGGCTCCCTGCTCAAGGGCTCGGAGAGGGTGCGCAAACACTCGACAG GTTCCCTGCACACGGGTCGGACGTCCCCGCCGCCTGGCAGCGTTCccgaggagcagcagcagattgCCCGCCAGGGCTCCTACACCAGCATCCACAGTGAAGGGGAGTTCATCCCCGAGACCCACCACCAGAAT ATGCTGGATCCCTTCGGGAGCGCAGACAACTCACTGTcgagcagctgtcaatcaataGATCAGGCGCTGGATAG TCCTCCTTTCTCGCAGAACAACCGTGACAATAATTACCTGAACCTCAACTATGAATACAAAg GTCGCCATGGAAAAGGAGGGACTTTCCCTCGCCAGTTCCAGTTGCCCAATCGCAGCAAGGATTATGGAGACC gtcGTAGGACACTTCCTCGCAGCTTTATGCCGCAGGAGAACCTGTTTCAGCTGGTTCCTTCCAGTCGCACACGCAGTTACAATGGAGACAGTACGCTGCAGTACAGCGACCTGCGCTCACTGGGCCGCACCGCTGACAAAAGCTGCCAGCGAGGTACAGCCAAGT CTCCGCGGGCGCCAGTCAACTGGAGACAAGGAAAGCTCCTTGGCCGCGGGGCGTTCGGGGAAGTCTACCTCTGCTATGACGCCGACACAGGCCGCGAGCTGGCCGCCAAGCAGGTGCCCTTCGATACCGACTGTCAAGAAACCAGCAAG gAGGTGAATGCTCTGGAGTGTGAGATTCAGCTCCTGAAGAATCTGCGTCATGAGCGGATCGTACAGTACTACGGTTGTCTTCGGGACCTTGAACAGAAGAAACTCACCATTTTTGTGGAGTTTATGCCTGGG GGCTCAATAAAGGACCAGCTAAAAGCCTACGGGGCCCTGACAGAGAAGGTGACGAGGAGATACACCAGGCAGATCCTCCAAGGAGTCTCCTACCTGCACAGCAATATGATTGTACACAGAGACATCAAAG GTGCTAACATCCTGAGAGACTCCTCGGGGAACGTGAAGCTGGGAGACTTTGGAGCCAGCAAACGTATCCAGACCATCTGCATGTCTGGTACAGGAATCAAGTCCGTCACTGGCACCCCCTACTGGATGAGCCCGGAGGTCATCAACGGGGAGGGCTATGGCCGCAAAGCTGATGTATG gaGTGTCGCCTGCACTGTTGTGGAAATGTTGACCCAGAAACCTCCGTGGGCCGAGTACGAGGCCATGGCGGCCATTTTCAAGATCGCCACCCAGCCTACGAAGCCCATACTTCCAGAGAGCGTGTCCGACGCGGGCAGAGACTTCCTGCGGCAGGTGTTTGTGGAGGAGAAGTGGCGGCCCACTGCGGACGTGCTGCTCAGCCACCCGTTCGTCCAGGGCTGCTTCTGA